The following proteins come from a genomic window of Geomonas sp. RF6:
- a CDS encoding chemotaxis protein CheX, giving the protein MSNITFEEIMFTIMEATQDTFKSYMGTDIYAGKVEKKIDPVGSDVVGIIGVAGDRVGYILFATEMPSAVQVAKELLMLEDADEDSINDAVGEITNNIAGVFKSKYHEQYGSVALGLPLVVSGRIRPINEQPPAPADGMMRVQCKGVTIPFRTMDGRISFRVMVYM; this is encoded by the coding sequence GTGAGTAACATTACGTTCGAAGAAATCATGTTCACCATCATGGAGGCGACGCAGGATACCTTCAAGAGCTACATGGGCACCGACATCTACGCAGGAAAGGTGGAGAAAAAGATCGACCCGGTGGGGAGCGATGTGGTGGGGATTATCGGCGTTGCCGGGGACCGCGTCGGGTACATCCTCTTTGCCACGGAGATGCCCTCCGCGGTGCAGGTGGCGAAGGAGCTCCTTATGCTGGAGGACGCGGACGAGGATTCGATCAACGATGCGGTGGGGGAGATCACCAACAACATCGCCGGGGTCTTCAAGAGCAAGTACCACGAGCAGTACGGTAGCGTGGCTCTCGGCCTCCCTCTCGTGGTTTCCGGCCGCATCCGCCCCATAAACGAGCAGCCCCCCGCTCCTGCGGACGGCATGATGCGGGTTCAGTGCAAAGGGGTCACCATCCCCTTCAGGACGATGGACGGCAGGATCAGCTTCCGCGTCATGGTGTACATGTAG
- a CDS encoding fumarate hydratase: protein MMPPEFRYQEQFPLGPDTTSYRLIPDSQQYLSVTEFDGTEILKVAPEGLSLLARTAMKDVSFLLRPKHNEQVARILSDPQASRNDRGVALAFLRNAEVAAGFELPVCQDTGTAIIMGKKGERVWTGADDAEFLSRGVYDVYTGENLRYSQTVALDMYREQNSGTNLPAQIDLYAVPGMEYRFLFLAKGGGSANKTYLYQETKALLTPSRLVDFLVQKMKTIGTSACPPYHLAFVIGGTSAESNLKTVKLLSTGYLDNLPTSGDGSGSAFRDLELEETLLKAAQESGIGAQFGGKHFCHDVRVVRLPRHGASCPVGMGVSCSADRNVKGKINREGIWVEELDRNPGRLIPEQFRGKHCHGVRINLDRPMDEIRKELSLHPVSTPLLLSGTIVVARDIAHARFKELLDAGKPLPEYLKKHPVYYAGPAKTPAGKPSGSFGPTTAGRMDSYVEHLQEAGASLIMIAKGNRSKQVAVSCSRHGGFYLGSIGGPAAVLAEENIKKVECLDYQELGMEAVWRIEVEDFPAFILTDDKGNDFFAELGI from the coding sequence TTGATGCCCCCCGAGTTCAGGTATCAGGAGCAGTTTCCTCTAGGTCCCGATACTACAAGCTACCGGCTTATCCCCGATTCGCAGCAATACCTGAGCGTGACAGAGTTCGACGGCACGGAGATCCTGAAGGTCGCCCCCGAGGGGCTCTCCCTCCTTGCCAGGACCGCCATGAAGGATGTCTCCTTCCTGCTGCGCCCAAAGCACAACGAGCAGGTGGCCCGCATCCTCAGCGACCCGCAGGCGTCGCGCAACGACCGCGGCGTCGCCCTCGCCTTCCTGCGCAACGCGGAGGTCGCCGCAGGGTTCGAGCTTCCGGTATGCCAGGACACCGGCACGGCGATCATCATGGGGAAAAAGGGGGAGCGGGTCTGGACCGGCGCCGACGATGCCGAGTTTCTCTCCCGCGGGGTGTACGACGTCTACACCGGTGAAAACCTGCGCTACTCGCAGACGGTGGCGCTCGACATGTACCGGGAGCAGAACTCCGGCACCAACCTTCCCGCGCAGATCGACCTGTACGCCGTCCCCGGGATGGAGTACCGCTTCCTGTTCCTTGCCAAGGGGGGCGGCTCCGCCAACAAGACGTACCTGTACCAGGAGACGAAGGCGCTCCTGACCCCCTCGCGCCTGGTCGACTTCCTGGTTCAGAAGATGAAGACTATCGGCACCTCGGCCTGCCCCCCCTACCACCTCGCCTTCGTGATCGGCGGCACGAGTGCTGAAAGCAACTTAAAGACGGTGAAGCTCCTTTCCACCGGCTATCTCGACAATCTCCCCACCTCCGGGGACGGGAGCGGCAGCGCCTTCCGCGACCTGGAGCTTGAGGAAACGCTCCTGAAGGCGGCCCAGGAGTCCGGCATCGGCGCGCAGTTTGGGGGAAAGCACTTCTGCCACGACGTGCGCGTCGTGCGACTCCCGCGCCACGGTGCCTCCTGCCCGGTGGGGATGGGAGTTTCCTGCTCCGCTGACCGCAACGTGAAGGGGAAGATCAACAGGGAAGGGATCTGGGTGGAGGAGCTCGACCGCAACCCGGGGCGCCTGATACCGGAGCAGTTCCGCGGCAAGCACTGCCACGGCGTGCGCATCAACCTGGACCGGCCGATGGATGAAATCCGCAAGGAGCTCTCCCTGCACCCGGTTTCGACACCGCTCCTCCTCTCCGGCACGATCGTGGTGGCGCGCGACATCGCCCACGCCCGCTTCAAGGAGCTCCTGGACGCAGGAAAGCCGCTCCCCGAGTACCTGAAGAAGCACCCGGTCTATTACGCGGGTCCGGCGAAGACTCCGGCAGGAAAGCCCTCCGGCTCGTTCGGCCCCACCACGGCGGGTCGTATGGACAGCTATGTGGAGCACCTGCAGGAGGCGGGCGCGTCCCTCATCATGATAGCGAAAGGGAACCGCAGCAAGCAGGTCGCCGTCTCGTGCAGCAGGCACGGCGGCTTCTATCTCGGCTCCATCGGCGGGCCGGCAGCGGTTCTTGCCGAGGAGAACATCAAGAAGGTGGAGTGTCTCGACTACCAGGAGCTCGGGATGGAGGCGGTGTGGCGCATAGAGGTGGAGGATTTCCCCGCCTTTATTCTCACCGACGACAAGGGAAACGACTTCTTCGCCGAATTGGGGATCTGA
- a CDS encoding class I SAM-dependent methyltransferase yields the protein MEKDRTKWNSKYGVPDYIFPFTPSRFLEENLDLVLRLAPGNRALDIACGEGRNAIYLARHGFDVTAIDISEQGLAKGRTRCWREGIRVNFVCADLEQYRLSEKYDVILNFNFLLRDLVPEAIASLTPGGLLIMETIVDTPNLEGMHTKSFLLQPGELRRLFAWYPGKILRSDESPTGTPPVARMIFQKSAAPMN from the coding sequence ATGGAGAAAGACCGCACAAAGTGGAACAGCAAGTATGGTGTTCCTGATTACATATTCCCCTTCACCCCCTCGAGGTTCCTGGAGGAAAACCTCGATCTGGTGCTCCGGCTGGCGCCGGGAAACCGGGCGCTGGACATAGCCTGCGGCGAGGGGAGAAATGCCATCTATCTGGCAAGGCACGGCTTCGACGTCACCGCGATCGACATCTCCGAGCAGGGGCTCGCGAAGGGGAGGACGCGCTGCTGGCGGGAAGGGATCCGGGTCAATTTCGTCTGCGCCGACCTGGAGCAGTACCGGCTGTCCGAGAAGTACGACGTCATCCTCAATTTCAACTTCCTGCTGCGCGACCTCGTCCCTGAGGCGATCGCCTCGTTAACCCCCGGGGGGCTCCTCATTATGGAGACGATCGTGGACACCCCCAACCTGGAGGGGATGCACACGAAGTCGTTTCTCCTGCAGCCCGGAGAGTTGCGGCGCCTCTTTGCCTGGTACCCGGGGAAGATCCTGCGCTCCGATGAGAGCCCGACGGGGACGCCCCCGGTGGCGAGGATGATATTTCAAAAGAGCGCCGCGCCGATGAACTAG
- the ubiE gene encoding bifunctional demethylmenaquinone methyltransferase/2-methoxy-6-polyprenyl-1,4-benzoquinol methylase UbiE: MYALTEKGERIRAMFGAIAPRYDLLNRLLSLGIDQRWRRFAVKQIGVAKTGRVLDVATGTGDVALEIASRTASDVSIVGVDFCPEMVELGRVKVQQAGLEERIALQVAPCEDIPYPDETFEAATIAFGIRNVVDRKKGLTEMQRVIRKGGRIVVLEFSKPTAPVFSSLYNFYFLKVLPLIGGMFSRFSAYKYLPDSVLEFPSREDFKGIMKEAGFSDVKHYDLTGGIATVYVGVK, encoded by the coding sequence ATGTACGCACTCACCGAGAAAGGGGAGCGGATCCGCGCCATGTTCGGCGCCATCGCCCCGCGTTACGATCTGCTGAACAGACTCCTCTCCCTGGGGATCGACCAGCGCTGGCGCCGCTTCGCGGTGAAGCAGATCGGGGTCGCCAAAACCGGCCGCGTCCTCGACGTCGCCACCGGGACCGGCGACGTGGCGCTGGAGATAGCCTCCCGCACCGCTTCCGATGTCAGCATCGTAGGTGTCGACTTCTGCCCCGAAATGGTGGAACTCGGGCGCGTGAAGGTGCAACAGGCCGGGCTGGAAGAGCGGATCGCGCTGCAGGTTGCGCCGTGCGAGGACATTCCCTATCCGGATGAGACGTTCGAGGCGGCCACCATCGCCTTCGGAATCAGAAACGTGGTGGACAGGAAGAAGGGGCTGACCGAGATGCAGCGTGTCATCCGCAAGGGGGGGAGGATCGTGGTGCTGGAATTCTCCAAGCCGACCGCACCGGTCTTCAGCTCGCTGTACAACTTCTACTTCCTGAAGGTGCTGCCGCTGATCGGCGGCATGTTCTCCCGCTTCAGCGCCTACAAGTACCTCCCCGATTCCGTCCTGGAGTTCCCCTCCCGCGAGGATTTCAAGGGGATCATGAAGGAGGCGGGGTTCAGCGACGTAAAGCACTACGACCTGACCGGCGGCATCGCCACCGTCTATGTCGGGGTGAAGTAA
- the cdaA gene encoding diadenylate cyclase CdaA, with amino-acid sequence MLPQIRPQDIADILIMAFLVYQLYSWFKDTKALQVFIGVLFLGILYFATKNLGLFMTSWILQELGTVLFVLLIVVFQAEIRQALYRFSLLRTFIGRPTASLSMDLGELCDTILTFAGERVGALIVFQREEPLDEHVLHGVGLDSVVTGPLLTSIFNVQSPLHDGAVLIRENRLALASCHLPLSVNADIPQYYGTRHRAALGLSERSDAVVVVVSEERGEVSLSVGGTLETVDSSTALRERLSSLLLSSGEARRVGLAGMLFRNFWQKLGVVLLVFVCWVLITFRHGEILSVNAPVKFHNLPDGLALTRSTPDEVEVQLKSFSTLVASPKELNVSVDLDLSRTKEGVNILQIRKEDIKLPPGLSVAGVPRSPVRVTVEKRPRRGAP; translated from the coding sequence GTGCTGCCGCAGATCCGCCCCCAGGACATCGCCGACATTCTGATCATGGCCTTTCTGGTCTACCAGCTCTACAGCTGGTTCAAGGACACGAAGGCGCTGCAGGTCTTCATCGGGGTCCTCTTCCTCGGGATCCTCTACTTCGCCACGAAGAACCTCGGGCTTTTCATGACGAGCTGGATCCTGCAGGAACTGGGCACCGTCCTCTTCGTCTTGCTGATCGTGGTCTTCCAGGCGGAGATCCGCCAGGCGCTGTACCGCTTCAGCCTGCTGCGCACCTTTATCGGACGCCCGACCGCCTCTCTCAGTATGGATCTGGGGGAGCTGTGCGACACGATCCTTACCTTCGCCGGCGAGCGTGTCGGCGCCCTCATCGTCTTCCAGCGCGAGGAGCCGCTGGACGAGCATGTGCTGCACGGAGTCGGTCTGGACAGCGTGGTGACCGGGCCGCTGCTGACTTCCATCTTCAACGTGCAGAGCCCGTTGCACGACGGCGCCGTCCTCATCAGGGAGAACCGCCTGGCCCTCGCCTCCTGCCACCTCCCCCTGTCGGTGAACGCGGACATCCCGCAGTACTACGGGACGAGGCACCGTGCGGCGCTGGGCCTCTCGGAGCGCTCCGACGCAGTCGTCGTGGTGGTTTCGGAGGAGAGGGGGGAGGTCTCCCTTTCCGTCGGCGGCACCCTGGAGACGGTCGATAGCAGCACGGCGCTGCGGGAGCGCCTCTCCTCCCTTCTTCTGTCGTCGGGTGAGGCGAGGCGCGTGGGGCTCGCGGGGATGCTCTTTCGCAACTTCTGGCAGAAGCTCGGTGTCGTGCTCCTGGTCTTCGTCTGCTGGGTACTGATCACCTTCCGCCACGGTGAGATTCTGAGCGTGAACGCGCCGGTGAAGTTCCACAACCTCCCGGACGGCCTCGCGCTGACGCGCAGCACACCTGACGAGGTGGAAGTGCAGCTGAAGTCCTTCTCCACCCTCGTCGCCTCCCCGAAGGAGCTGAACGTCTCCGTTGATCTCGATCTTTCCCGCACGAAGGAGGGGGTGAACATCCTGCAGATCAGGAAGGAAGATATCAAGCTTCCGCCGGGGCTCTCGGTTGCTGGGGTGCCGCGCTCGCCGGTGCGGGTGACAGTGGAGAAACGTCCGCGCAGGGGCGCGCCGTAG
- a CDS encoding C40 family peptidase, with amino-acid sequence MKHCLRLLYLCTILLIFPSLALASKTHRVKKHETVYSLAKKYHVSVEELKAANNIVGDHIKARTVLVIPPRTVAAPARVSNTYKVKKSESLAKIARKTGVSVAELKRLNGAIGKKVAAGKVLVLRESSVAVEEAAAPKVASVKKLQLRHPDLFSDRDYEQSLQELAELEPEAQVDLRKNTELKVDNVRELKRAAYGFLGTRYRFGGTSRTAGIDCSGFVQKVFRDLSVSLPRTAREQFEVGNPVAPGDLQKGDLIFFSTYAPYASHVGIYLGNSKMIHASSRDHRVVISPMNTPYYRSRFLGAKRIAKVNPDVFKLDDLILGVEEEQEEDASQNDALGLNGGDEQ; translated from the coding sequence ATGAAACATTGCCTACGACTTTTATATTTGTGCACAATCCTTCTGATCTTCCCTTCCCTGGCTCTCGCCTCAAAGACCCATCGCGTTAAAAAGCACGAAACCGTTTACTCACTCGCGAAGAAGTATCACGTCTCTGTAGAGGAGCTGAAGGCTGCCAATAATATCGTCGGGGACCACATCAAGGCCCGCACCGTTCTCGTCATTCCTCCGCGCACCGTCGCTGCTCCGGCACGCGTCAGCAACACCTACAAAGTCAAAAAGAGTGAGTCCCTCGCGAAGATCGCCCGGAAGACCGGCGTCTCCGTCGCCGAGCTGAAGCGTCTCAATGGCGCCATCGGCAAGAAGGTGGCGGCAGGGAAGGTCCTCGTGCTGCGCGAGAGCAGCGTCGCTGTGGAAGAAGCGGCAGCTCCGAAGGTCGCGTCTGTGAAGAAGCTGCAGCTGCGCCACCCCGATCTTTTCAGCGACAGGGACTACGAGCAGAGCCTCCAGGAGCTGGCGGAGCTTGAGCCGGAGGCGCAGGTCGACCTCAGGAAGAACACGGAGCTCAAGGTCGACAACGTGCGCGAGCTGAAGCGCGCGGCGTACGGCTTTCTCGGCACCCGTTACCGTTTCGGCGGCACCTCCAGGACCGCGGGGATCGACTGCTCCGGATTCGTGCAGAAAGTCTTTCGCGATCTGTCGGTATCGTTGCCGCGCACCGCGCGTGAGCAGTTCGAGGTCGGCAACCCGGTCGCTCCGGGGGACCTGCAAAAGGGTGACCTGATCTTTTTCAGCACCTACGCGCCGTACGCATCGCACGTGGGGATCTATCTCGGCAACAGCAAGATGATCCATGCCTCCAGCCGCGATCACCGCGTCGTCATCTCCCCCATGAACACCCCGTACTACCGCTCCCGCTTCCTGGGCGCCAAGCGCATCGCGAAGGTCAATCCGGACGTGTTCAAGCTCGACGACCTGATCCTCGGGGTTGAGGAGGAGCAGGAGGAAGATGCGAGCCAGAACGATGCCCTCGGCCTGAACGGCGGCGACGAGCAGTAA
- a CDS encoding B12-binding domain-containing radical SAM protein, giving the protein MKVLLAYKSDPAGAQDPFTSLLPVGLVSLHGVLLKDGHEATLANFSRTGWGKIRSHLLRVKPQVVGISQFTHNRHESLRLARLVKELLPGAFVILGGPHATHTAEATLARNVEVDCVVLGEGEGAMMELLSVLSGKGDLSSVAGIACRAGAHVRCTSPREPIADLDALPFPGEISGERIGVDYRRQLEFVITSRGCPASCLFCSSPLFWGRGVRFRSPASIVAEIRSIRDRYGLIYFSFRDDTFTVRRERVLEFCRLLEEERLHIMWNCQSRVNAVDQEMVAAMKRAGCECIQFGVESGSPAMLKALGKRITPADVERAARMVRAVGINMSVYLITGIPGEGEEDLQQTLSLVERIRPQDGQVSPLVYYPGTELFGTAVQEKRVSELLFEAAEGEGFPLRSDPFVERSRSSLLKGLEKGGARGRFGAKDFAAHHRATGYSAVTQMLMGEALEEEGDRKGAEKAYREIVKQQPEHPWGWLLLAALHESHGEYRQAKEGYQRLLALVPKHLPALAALGELSMSLGERRDGERYLALAAELEKEGGAGR; this is encoded by the coding sequence ATGAAAGTACTACTAGCCTACAAGTCAGACCCAGCCGGAGCGCAGGATCCTTTTACCTCGCTTCTCCCTGTGGGGCTCGTATCGCTGCACGGGGTGCTCCTGAAGGATGGGCACGAGGCGACCCTTGCCAACTTCTCGCGGACGGGGTGGGGAAAGATCCGCTCCCACTTGCTGCGGGTGAAGCCTCAAGTGGTGGGGATCTCGCAGTTCACGCACAACCGCCACGAATCGCTGCGACTGGCACGGTTGGTAAAGGAGCTCCTCCCCGGCGCCTTCGTCATCCTCGGCGGCCCCCACGCCACACATACCGCCGAGGCGACCCTCGCGAGGAACGTCGAGGTGGACTGCGTCGTACTGGGAGAGGGGGAGGGGGCTATGATGGAGCTCCTCTCGGTACTCTCCGGGAAGGGGGACCTCTCTTCCGTGGCGGGAATCGCCTGCCGTGCGGGGGCGCATGTCCGCTGCACCTCGCCGCGGGAGCCGATAGCCGATCTGGACGCGCTCCCTTTCCCGGGAGAGATCTCCGGGGAGAGGATCGGGGTGGACTACCGGCGCCAGCTGGAGTTTGTCATCACCTCGCGCGGGTGCCCCGCCTCCTGCCTCTTCTGTTCTTCCCCCCTTTTCTGGGGGCGAGGGGTGCGCTTCCGATCCCCAGCCTCCATCGTTGCCGAAATCCGCTCCATACGCGACCGCTACGGCCTTATCTACTTCTCCTTCAGGGACGACACCTTCACTGTCCGTCGAGAGCGTGTGCTGGAGTTTTGCCGCCTTCTGGAGGAGGAGCGGCTCCATATCATGTGGAACTGCCAGTCCCGGGTGAACGCCGTCGACCAGGAGATGGTCGCCGCCATGAAGCGTGCGGGGTGCGAGTGTATCCAGTTCGGGGTGGAGTCCGGCTCTCCGGCGATGCTGAAGGCGCTGGGGAAGAGGATCACGCCGGCGGACGTGGAGCGGGCGGCGCGGATGGTGCGCGCGGTCGGTATCAACATGTCGGTCTACCTCATCACCGGTATTCCCGGGGAGGGGGAGGAGGACCTGCAACAGACGCTCTCTCTGGTGGAGCGTATCCGTCCCCAGGACGGGCAGGTCTCGCCGCTTGTGTACTACCCCGGGACGGAGCTCTTCGGAACCGCTGTGCAGGAGAAGAGGGTCTCGGAGTTGCTCTTCGAGGCGGCGGAAGGGGAAGGGTTTCCGCTGCGCAGCGACCCCTTCGTGGAGCGCTCCAGGAGCTCCCTCCTGAAGGGGCTGGAGAAGGGGGGCGCGCGCGGGCGCTTCGGCGCGAAGGACTTCGCCGCCCACCACAGGGCGACCGGCTACTCCGCGGTGACCCAGATGCTCATGGGGGAGGCGCTGGAGGAAGAGGGGGACAGGAAGGGTGCCGAGAAGGCGTACCGGGAGATCGTGAAGCAGCAGCCGGAACATCCGTGGGGGTGGCTTCTTCTCGCCGCCCTGCACGAGAGCCACGGGGAGTACCGCCAGGCAAAGGAGGGGTATCAGAGGCTTCTGGCCCTGGTGCCGAAGCACCTCCCTGCGCTGGCAGCGCTCGGCGAGCTCTCCATGTCTCTCGGGGAGCGCAGGGACGGGGAGCGCTACCTGGCGCTCGCGGCGGAGTTGGAGAAGGAGGGGGGCGCCGGCCGCTAG
- a CDS encoding DUF3971 domain-containing protein: MPLTRKKIAIVSLAVLAIALIAGGAVLVQRLMNLETYRGEIIDSVQQSLKREVRYEQGTFSLGLSPAFTFTNVAIREPDRSGDFVRTQRLTFKVAILPLLYKRVVLKEMVLERPVLQIIRAKDGRFNISDLLEEKPSPQPSLKVKGVQLIGATLTFTDNAVAAAPLVTSLRDTQLSLSHLDRGKSCDFKIVASLVTRGRSVPLSASGKARLASKGERFTETFVDGKIRTGGIDSVHFLPYYGRYLPFSRLGGELALDCSFKGKLNSFKSKGEVRVSRLFLEYPQVFHAPLTPKLTRLGFEMELGRDFLSFDNLKLNVDGAQGRGSCRLSDIHSGDLRITAKATTSPLNFQQYHQFIPYGVIVKDPAEFIEQKIRGGNYRLEEGRLDGRISQILHMERGRNYDVLYIRARAEDGLLVYAKNVPAFSEIKGILELSGKDFNLKGMSGKFGGSPFTLEGKITDYPIDVPSGYPFTMTMLPRQQEAAWLMGSGRGEKLALSGDSTLHLTGSGFTSLYHLNGTWDLTHAAFRLPQIEKPSGRPNTLSFSASLSPTETKISSLSCQLAPLSVQGSALYRYDKGGSLTLDLKSNPFQAAEIAPLLPDLKKYRPAGVVQGAVQGKGSGLSQLSWGGEINLNGFSLHPGGKVKVITGLSGALRFDGDTLETSHFTARLGNSQVYGKGTLVGFKKPHLELSFSAPVLDVADLGFTSPKGPLKVEKVQGTVTFREDDLQIGALSLQLGKSPLNVRGSVQDLEHPRVELAVNSPYLELEDLGLLSELSGGTGGSGRSAPLKVTVSADAGKVRDIPFKRLKGTVMLEDRILYLQPVELSAFDGDITAKARIDNGSASPRYQASFTGHRLSAEKLMHALGVQKQQVTGTAFLQGELTARGGNSADIKKTALGSVKIKVEQGTIRKFATLSKIFSILNVSQLLKFQLPDMVSGGMPYNKITGDIAIRDGVAATSNLYLDSNAINMTTVGKVDMVRDELDLTVGVQPLQTVDKIVSRIPVVGWVLTGKDRTLVTTYFEAKGKIDNPQVTAVPVKSLAKGVFNIFKRMFELPTRLISNMGQVITDR, encoded by the coding sequence ATGCCTCTGACGAGGAAAAAAATAGCGATCGTCTCCCTGGCCGTGCTGGCGATCGCCCTGATCGCCGGTGGCGCGGTGCTGGTGCAGCGTCTCATGAACCTGGAGACGTACCGGGGGGAGATCATCGACTCCGTGCAGCAGTCCCTGAAGCGGGAAGTGCGCTACGAGCAGGGCACCTTTTCCCTCGGGCTCTCCCCCGCCTTCACCTTCACCAATGTCGCCATCCGCGAGCCCGACCGCTCCGGCGACTTCGTGCGGACTCAGCGGCTGACCTTCAAGGTGGCCATACTCCCCCTCCTGTACAAGAGGGTCGTGCTGAAGGAGATGGTCCTGGAGCGCCCCGTGCTGCAGATCATCCGCGCAAAAGACGGACGCTTCAACATAAGCGACCTCCTGGAGGAGAAGCCCTCCCCCCAGCCCTCCCTGAAAGTGAAGGGGGTGCAGCTAATCGGCGCCACCCTTACCTTTACCGACAACGCAGTCGCTGCGGCTCCGCTCGTCACCTCCCTGCGCGACACGCAGCTCTCCCTGTCGCACCTCGACCGCGGCAAATCGTGCGACTTCAAGATCGTCGCCTCCCTCGTGACCCGGGGCAGGAGCGTCCCCCTCTCCGCCTCCGGCAAGGCGCGTCTCGCCTCCAAGGGGGAGCGCTTCACCGAAACGTTCGTGGACGGGAAGATCCGCACGGGGGGGATCGATTCGGTCCATTTCCTCCCCTACTACGGTCGCTACCTCCCCTTCAGCAGGCTCGGCGGGGAACTCGCCCTCGACTGCTCCTTCAAGGGGAAACTGAACTCCTTCAAATCTAAAGGGGAGGTCCGGGTCTCCCGGCTCTTCCTCGAGTACCCGCAGGTCTTCCACGCCCCGCTCACCCCGAAGCTCACGAGGCTCGGGTTCGAGATGGAGCTCGGCCGCGACTTCCTTTCCTTCGACAACCTGAAGCTCAACGTCGACGGCGCGCAGGGGCGCGGCAGCTGCCGCCTGAGCGACATCCACTCCGGCGACCTGCGCATCACCGCGAAAGCCACCACCTCGCCCCTCAATTTCCAGCAGTACCACCAGTTCATCCCGTACGGCGTGATCGTGAAGGATCCGGCGGAGTTCATCGAGCAGAAGATCCGGGGGGGGAACTACCGCCTCGAGGAGGGGCGGCTCGACGGCAGGATCAGCCAGATCCTGCACATGGAGCGGGGGAGGAACTACGACGTCCTGTACATCAGGGCGCGCGCAGAGGACGGCCTGCTGGTCTACGCGAAGAACGTCCCGGCGTTCTCGGAGATCAAGGGGATCCTGGAGCTCTCCGGGAAGGACTTCAACCTGAAGGGGATGTCCGGCAAATTCGGCGGCTCCCCCTTCACCCTCGAGGGGAAGATCACCGATTATCCGATCGACGTCCCCTCCGGATATCCGTTCACCATGACGATGCTCCCGCGCCAGCAGGAGGCCGCCTGGCTCATGGGATCCGGACGCGGTGAGAAGCTCGCCCTTTCGGGGGACTCCACGCTCCATCTGACCGGATCCGGCTTTACCTCCCTCTATCATCTGAACGGGACGTGGGATCTCACCCATGCCGCCTTCCGGCTGCCGCAGATCGAGAAGCCCTCGGGGCGCCCCAATACCCTTTCCTTCTCGGCAAGCCTTTCCCCGACGGAGACGAAGATCTCCTCGCTAAGCTGCCAGCTCGCGCCCCTCTCGGTGCAGGGCTCGGCGCTGTACCGCTATGACAAGGGAGGCTCCCTTACCCTCGACCTGAAGAGCAACCCCTTCCAGGCGGCGGAGATCGCCCCCCTCCTCCCCGACCTGAAGAAGTACCGCCCGGCAGGGGTGGTGCAGGGCGCAGTGCAGGGGAAGGGGAGCGGGCTCTCGCAGCTTTCCTGGGGAGGTGAGATCAACCTGAACGGCTTCTCGCTGCACCCGGGGGGGAAGGTGAAGGTGATCACCGGACTGAGCGGCGCGCTGCGATTCGACGGCGACACCCTCGAGACCTCCCACTTCACCGCGCGCCTCGGCAACTCCCAAGTGTACGGGAAGGGGACGCTGGTGGGATTCAAGAAGCCACACCTGGAGCTCTCCTTTTCGGCACCGGTCCTCGACGTTGCCGATCTCGGCTTCACTTCCCCGAAGGGACCGCTGAAAGTGGAGAAGGTGCAGGGAACGGTAACCTTCAGGGAGGACGACCTGCAGATCGGCGCGCTCTCCCTGCAGCTTGGCAAGTCCCCTCTCAATGTGAGGGGAAGCGTGCAGGATCTCGAACACCCGCGGGTCGAGCTCGCGGTGAACTCCCCTTACCTGGAACTGGAGGACCTGGGGCTCCTCTCCGAGCTCTCCGGCGGCACCGGCGGCTCAGGGCGCAGCGCTCCGCTGAAGGTTACCGTGAGCGCCGATGCGGGAAAGGTGCGCGACATCCCCTTCAAGCGACTGAAGGGTACCGTCATGCTGGAGGACCGCATCCTCTACCTGCAGCCGGTGGAACTCTCCGCCTTCGACGGCGACATCACGGCCAAAGCCCGCATCGACAACGGCTCCGCCTCCCCGCGGTACCAGGCGAGCTTCACCGGGCACAGGCTCTCCGCGGAGAAGCTCATGCACGCTCTCGGGGTGCAAAAGCAGCAGGTAACCGGCACCGCCTTCTTACAGGGGGAGCTGACGGCACGCGGGGGGAACAGCGCCGACATAAAGAAGACCGCACTCGGGTCGGTGAAGATAAAGGTGGAACAGGGAACGATCCGCAAGTTCGCTACCCTCTCCAAGATATTCTCCATCCTCAACGTCTCGCAGCTTCTCAAGTTCCAGCTCCCGGACATGGTCTCAGGGGGGATGCCGTACAACAAGATCACGGGTGACATCGCGATCAGGGACGGCGTCGCCGCCACCAGCAATCTCTATCTCGACAGCAACGCCATCAACATGACTACCGTCGGGAAGGTGGACATGGTGAGGGACGAGCTCGACCTGACCGTAGGGGTGCAGCCGTTGCAGACGGTGGACAAGATCGTGAGCCGCATCCCGGTCGTCGGGTGGGTCCTTACCGGGAAGGACCGCACCCTTGTCACGACCTACTTCGAGGCGAAGGGAAAGATCGACAACCCGCAGGTCACTGCCGTGCCGGTGAAGTCGCTGGCGAAGGGAGTATTCAATATTTTCAAGAGGATGTTCGAGTTGCCGACCCGCCTGATTTCCAACATGGGACAGGTCATTACCGACCGCTGA